A region from the Trueperaceae bacterium genome encodes:
- the minD gene encoding septum site-determining protein MinD, translated as MNAKAIVVTSGKGGVGKTTTTANVGAALARLGEKVCVIDTDVGLRNLDVVMGLEGRVVYDLIDVFEGRCKLRQAIIRDKRVDTLHLLAASQTRDKSALSEDRMKDAVQALLEEGFDRVLIDSPAGIESGFQTAASAAQGALVVVNPEVSSVRDADRIIGLLEAREITEVRLIVNRLRPEMVKRGDMLEVNDVLEILGVKLIGIVPEDERILVSTNIGNPASLEESPKLAAGAAFRDIAQRIRGEDVPYPSFDQPTGFLAALRRFFGGN; from the coding sequence GTGAACGCCAAAGCCATCGTGGTGACGTCCGGAAAGGGCGGCGTAGGCAAGACCACCACCACCGCTAACGTCGGCGCGGCGCTGGCGCGTTTGGGAGAGAAGGTCTGCGTCATCGACACCGACGTCGGCCTGCGCAACCTCGACGTCGTCATGGGCTTGGAAGGCCGGGTCGTCTACGACCTGATCGACGTCTTCGAGGGCCGCTGCAAGCTCAGGCAGGCCATCATCCGCGACAAGCGCGTCGACACGCTGCACCTGCTGGCCGCCTCACAGACGCGCGACAAGTCGGCGCTCTCCGAGGACCGCATGAAGGACGCCGTCCAGGCGCTCCTGGAGGAAGGCTTCGACCGCGTCCTCATCGACAGCCCCGCAGGCATCGAGTCCGGCTTCCAGACGGCCGCGAGCGCGGCCCAGGGCGCCCTCGTGGTCGTCAACCCCGAGGTCTCGAGCGTCCGCGACGCCGACCGCATCATCGGCCTGCTCGAGGCCCGCGAGATCACCGAGGTCCGGCTGATCGTCAACCGGCTCCGCCCCGAGATGGTGAAGCGTGGCGACATGCTCGAGGTGAACGACGTCCTCGAGATCCTGGGTGTGAAGCTCATCGGCATCGTCCCCGAGGACGAGCGCATCCTGGTCAGCACCAACATCGGCAACCCCGCCTCGTTGGAGGAGAGCCCGAAGCTGGCCGCCGGCGCCGCCTTCCGCGACATCGCGCAGCGCATCCGCGGCGAGGATGTGCCCTACCCCTCGTTCGACCAGCCGACCGGCTTCCTGGCCGCCCTCAGGCGCTTCTTCGGAGGCAACTGA
- a CDS encoding UvrD-helicase domain-containing protein, translating to MPHEELLATLNEEQRRAVVHYDGPALVLAGAGSGKTRTVVHRIAYLLGEHGVLPQQVLAVTFTNKAAGELRERVEHLIGPPGRDLWVSTFHSACLRVLRMYGDRIGLRSGFAIYDDSDQLDLLKEILGTVQGLSEANPRALRAVIDRAKSNLWTAETFGDQAQRVWGPLVSGLRVELVEEVFRRYQARLTGANAVDFNDILGRTVELFETHRDVLERVQQRAVFIHVDEYQDTNASQYRLTNLLADTYGNLMVVGDPDQSIYAFRGADVRNILDFRQDYPDAAVYRLELNYRSVGSVLKLANAVIGQNQGRIEKSLKPVKAEGEKVRLYRAADHHAEADFVARTIERLRAERTLDYQDFAVLYRTNSQSRVLEEALRRASIPARIVGGVGFYERREVKDALAYARAALNPADDVAWRRVIGRPKRGIGGTSEERLVAWAGRNGRPFSAACRAADAVLAGTPGAKRVAEFVQLMDDLAAAADELPAASFLKFVYDATGYVEALKREGTHEAEGRIENLEELLSAVTEWQEEQGGSIAEFLDEAALLGSNDDRAVEAVNGETVDDAVTLMTLHNAKGLEFPIVFLVGMEENLIPHRSSVGSLPEIEEERRLLYVGVTRAQDELYLVHCEARLTFGRTEPARPSRFLEDLSPDLLMETDVFGRKLEPLQDAGKFSRTVWKPPVVGAQAGAQARGGAQASDAPSTAGGLSVRGGERVRHPKFGVGTVVGVSGQGAKAEVTVVFEQAGAKRLLLKFSGLTPA from the coding sequence GTGCCGCATGAGGAGCTCCTAGCCACACTGAACGAGGAACAGCGCCGCGCCGTAGTGCACTACGACGGCCCCGCCCTCGTCCTGGCGGGGGCCGGTTCGGGCAAGACGCGCACGGTGGTCCACCGCATCGCCTACCTCCTCGGCGAGCACGGGGTGCTGCCCCAGCAGGTACTCGCCGTCACGTTCACGAACAAGGCGGCGGGCGAGCTGCGCGAGCGCGTCGAGCACCTCATCGGCCCGCCGGGCCGCGACCTCTGGGTGAGCACGTTCCACTCCGCGTGCCTGCGCGTCCTGCGCATGTACGGCGACAGGATCGGGCTGAGGAGCGGCTTCGCGATCTACGACGACAGCGACCAGCTCGACCTCCTCAAGGAGATCCTCGGGACGGTCCAGGGCCTGAGCGAGGCGAACCCGCGCGCGTTGCGCGCCGTGATCGACCGCGCCAAGTCCAACCTCTGGACGGCGGAGACGTTCGGCGACCAGGCGCAGCGCGTCTGGGGTCCGCTCGTCTCCGGCTTGCGCGTCGAGCTCGTCGAGGAGGTCTTCAGGCGCTACCAGGCGCGCCTGACGGGCGCCAACGCCGTCGACTTCAACGACATCCTCGGGCGCACGGTCGAGCTGTTCGAGACGCACCGCGACGTGCTCGAGCGCGTGCAGCAGCGCGCGGTCTTCATCCACGTCGACGAGTACCAGGACACGAACGCCTCCCAGTACCGCCTGACGAACCTGCTGGCCGACACCTACGGCAACCTCATGGTCGTCGGCGACCCCGACCAGAGCATCTACGCCTTCCGCGGCGCCGACGTCCGCAACATCCTCGATTTCCGCCAGGACTACCCGGACGCAGCCGTCTACCGGCTCGAGCTCAACTACCGCTCGGTCGGCAGCGTGCTCAAGCTCGCCAACGCCGTCATCGGGCAGAACCAGGGCCGCATCGAGAAGAGCCTGAAGCCCGTGAAGGCCGAGGGCGAGAAGGTGCGGCTCTACCGCGCGGCCGACCATCACGCCGAGGCCGACTTCGTGGCCCGCACGATCGAGCGGCTGCGCGCCGAGCGCACGCTCGACTACCAGGACTTCGCCGTCCTTTACCGCACGAACTCGCAGTCGCGCGTGCTCGAGGAGGCGCTGAGGCGCGCCTCGATCCCGGCCCGCATCGTGGGCGGCGTCGGCTTCTACGAGCGCCGCGAGGTCAAGGACGCGCTCGCCTACGCGCGCGCCGCCCTCAACCCGGCGGACGACGTGGCGTGGCGGCGGGTCATCGGGCGGCCGAAGCGGGGCATCGGCGGCACTAGCGAGGAGCGCCTCGTCGCGTGGGCGGGCCGCAACGGCCGCCCCTTCTCGGCGGCCTGCCGGGCGGCGGACGCCGTCCTTGCCGGCACGCCCGGCGCCAAGCGCGTCGCCGAGTTCGTGCAGCTGATGGACGACCTCGCCGCGGCGGCCGACGAGCTGCCGGCCGCCAGCTTCCTCAAGTTCGTCTACGACGCCACCGGCTACGTGGAGGCGCTGAAGCGCGAGGGCACGCACGAGGCGGAGGGGCGCATCGAGAACCTCGAGGAGCTGTTGTCGGCCGTCACCGAATGGCAAGAGGAGCAGGGCGGGAGCATCGCCGAGTTCCTGGACGAGGCCGCGCTGCTCGGCAGCAACGACGACCGCGCCGTCGAGGCCGTCAACGGCGAGACGGTGGACGACGCCGTCACGCTCATGACGCTCCACAACGCCAAGGGGTTGGAGTTCCCCATCGTGTTCCTCGTCGGCATGGAGGAGAACCTCATACCCCACCGCAGCTCCGTCGGCTCCCTGCCGGAGATCGAGGAGGAGCGGCGGCTGCTGTACGTCGGCGTCACGCGCGCTCAGGACGAGCTCTACCTGGTGCACTGCGAGGCGCGCCTCACGTTCGGACGCACGGAGCCCGCGCGCCCGAGCCGCTTCCTGGAGGACCTGTCCCCCGACCTCCTCATGGAGACGGACGTGTTCGGACGGAAGCTGGAGCCCTTGCAGGACGCCGGCAAGTTCTCGCGCACCGTCTGGAAACCACCGGTGGTCGGCGCGCAGGCGGGAGCGCAAGCCAGGGGCGGCGCCCAGGCCTCGGACGCGCCCTCGACCGCGGGGGGTTTGAGCGTGCGCGGCGGCGAGCGCGTCAGGCACCCCAAGTTCGGGGTCGGCACCGTCGTGGGCGTGAGCGGCCAGGGGGCCAAGGCAGAGGTGACCGTGGTGTTCGAGCAGGCGGGCGCCAAGCGCCTACTGCTCAAGTTCTCGGGGCTGACCCCGGCGTGA
- a CDS encoding HAD family hydrolase encodes MHAACFGLDGTLGHHAADFGDYTAWLRNELALHQCDMNAFARVLDEETRRDGPLTLEVALGRVLDRLQQRRPPDLAGVAGAAVAAYAADYRALPGAEQTLAALDVRGVKLALLANGPDDLQRAALTATGLTGHFRAIIVSGDRDVAARMPAPRQYDLACAALESAPEATLMVGCDPDVDVGGAIAFGMRALLVGRRNGPVPAGMRVVDGLEDVARAVGA; translated from the coding sequence ATGCACGCTGCCTGCTTCGGCCTGGACGGCACGTTGGGCCATCACGCCGCGGACTTCGGCGACTACACCGCCTGGCTGCGCAACGAGCTGGCCCTCCACCAGTGCGACATGAACGCGTTCGCGCGAGTCCTCGACGAGGAGACGCGGCGCGACGGTCCCCTCACCCTCGAGGTCGCTCTTGGAAGGGTCCTCGACCGGCTGCAGCAACGCCGCCCGCCCGACCTGGCGGGCGTCGCCGGTGCCGCCGTCGCCGCTTACGCCGCCGACTACCGGGCCCTGCCCGGCGCCGAGCAGACGCTGGCCGCCCTCGACGTGCGCGGCGTGAAGCTGGCGCTCCTCGCGAACGGACCCGACGACCTGCAGCGCGCGGCGCTGACCGCCACCGGCTTGACCGGGCACTTCCGCGCGATCATAGTGTCCGGCGACCGCGACGTCGCCGCGCGCATGCCCGCGCCGCGCCAGTACGACCTGGCTTGCGCTGCCCTCGAAAGCGCCCCGGAGGCAACGCTCATGGTGGGGTGCGATCCGGACGTGGACGTCGGTGGCGCCATCGCGTTCGGGATGCGGGCGCTGCTCGTCGGACGCCGGAACGGCCCGGTGCCGGCCGGGATGCGCGTCGTCGACGGTCTGGAGGACGTGGCGCGTGCCGTAGGGGCGTGA
- a CDS encoding NADH-quinone oxidoreductase subunit 15, with protein sequence MTEKDMAFYQAWADLLEWMREYAAENEGVRFVKQADFTDYIYRMARPYDLPTTILSASLSNDDDEPILLASASQRASVFKEVVLHPFESHVYRKLALAKDGSGLSEGPRRFTKEALFRLADELFAVAVA encoded by the coding sequence ATGACAGAGAAGGACATGGCGTTCTACCAGGCCTGGGCCGACCTGCTCGAGTGGATGCGCGAGTACGCGGCCGAGAACGAGGGCGTCCGGTTCGTGAAGCAGGCGGACTTCACCGACTACATCTACCGCATGGCCCGCCCCTACGACCTCCCGACCACCATCCTCTCGGCGAGCCTCTCGAACGATGACGACGAGCCCATCCTGCTCGCGTCCGCCAGCCAGCGCGCCTCCGTCTTCAAGGAGGTCGTGCTGCACCCCTTCGAGTCGCACGTGTACCGGAAGCTGGCGCTCGCCAAGGACGGCTCCGGCCTGAGCGAAGGGCCGCGGCGCTTCACCAAGGAGGCGCTCTTCCGCCTGGCGGACGAGCTGTTCGCGGTGGCGGTAGCCTGA